One Argentina anserina chromosome 6, drPotAnse1.1, whole genome shotgun sequence genomic window, AGTGGTCAggacttatatttttttcatatttggtTACATATGAGCAGATTTTGTGTGTGCTCGTGTTAAGGAACTTATTTGGATTTGAATGTATTCCACTTCTTTTTTGTTAAGTCTAATCAGTAATCTAGAAATTTACTTCTACTTCTAGATACAGCTTAATGTtgcctttttgtttttccttgcTTATATTTTTGTTGGTGAACTGAAACGACAGAATATAGTCCGTCCAGGTCCCCCGAAAAAGAAAGGTAATTTTCCATTTTGCACTTTTCTCCTCTCTGGTGATTTTAGTTTCTATAAATTCCTGCCTTCTGAATCAGAGGAAAAAGATGGAAAAGAAAAGTGTTTTGTGTTCAGTGGGAGGAAGTGATTCTGATTGAGAGGGAGAGAACATAGATGATTCTATAAATTAACAATTGAGACATAGTCTTGGAATTGTTTAGGCATGAAGGTTACTAGTTCTCAtatgtatatgttttttttcattcGTTTAATAACTGACAATGGGAGGTTAGGGGTGATTTTGGATGTAATTCAAGTTAATAATGAGCACTCACCCTTCTAATTTCTTTATGCATGGAACAGAAgttttgtttttaactttAGAGTTGCCTCATCAAATTATTCAATTAAGCTATCTGTATGTATTGTTTTGTTGACAGTAAGAGAAGGAAGAGACAGCACTTGGATGATCACAGTGATTATTCTGGAAGTTTGAGAATTCCAAACAAGCCTGAGAATGAAGCTAAAGAAGCCAGAAGTGTTTTTCAAAAGCAGGTACAATATTGTATCAATAGTTTACATCTTGAGTTCATCCACAAATCTCCTCCGGTTGTGATTGAAACTTATCACTCTGACTTTCTTCTTTAATATGATGCAGTTACAGGTAGTGCAGTCAGAGCTCAAAATGGTAGAGCAAGGCAGATCTCAATTAGAGGTCAGTTCCAATTATGTGGACATTTTTTGCTCAATACTCACACCAGTGGGCTTTTCCTAATTAATCATGTTTTAAAAGTCAGCATGCCAATCTATTTAATAAGAAATTTCTTTAGGCAACTTATGTATCATATTGTTGGTATCTATACTTCAAACGAGAAAAATTTGCTCATAATGTTGCATCATTTTTTAGTAAATAATGGATATACTTATTGACAAAGTTTTGGTCTTTCTGTTAATTGGGGTGCATATTCTCCACCATGCATCACTTTTACAATCGTCAGTTGTGGTATGAAAGGATTCTGTATTGaagttctcttcttctcttttgctTTTCTGCCTATATTTCCACTATTGAAGGTCAAGCTAGGAGAGAGGTCTCAAGAAGTGGGCAGTCTTACTTCAAAAATTCAAGAGCTTGAGGCTCAATTatacaaagaaaaagaggaaTGTAAGAGGTAATTCATATACTTCAATGGATTTTGTTGTCACTCTTCAAGAGACAGCCACTGAAGTTTATAATCACTGAATGATTATTCTTCCTATGCTCTGTGATTTTGAAACATGCAGGATCTCCCATAAAGTCAAGAAGTTTGTGAAAACATATTCTCATCATTCAAGGATTCAAGAGCAACTTAAAAGGCAAGCTCTAAATATGATTATAACTTCCTCTGGCTGCTTTTGAATTCTGAAATCATTGGACTTTTAAAGAGCTTGCTaatgtgttttatttttaatgaaaatcTGTAGATCACAGGTCCGACTAAATAAGTTGGGTGAGCAGCTTGGTTTGGATACATATGTAACTGATGTCAATGAAGATGTCTCAAGCATTAATGTTATCAGCGATGGGGAGACTGATTTTCCAGTCACCTTAAATAAGAAGTGGATGAGTGATGTTTCTCCGATCAAGACAAGGCTCAATGTAATTAAGGATTCTGCTCAAGAACCTAAACAATCTGGTAACTTAATTAACAAGCCCATCTGTATAGGTTTAGTGGATTTTATGGAGTGAAATTTCATCTCATTGATTCAAGTCTTGGGCATCAAAGACCACTAGCCTCAGCGGTCTAGAGTCTGAGTTTTCCTTTCACTGATGTCCTTTTATGTTGAAAGTAGAATGAGTACCATAAAACACTCGTATATCTGACTGAATTTAGACTCATATAGCTGCATTTTGAAGTAAAAGTGGTTTTGCTAATTTGTGATGTTCTAGCTTGttgactttaaaaaaaatattatatacatcctcatttgatatttttgttgCTGAAGTCGTTTCCCCTATAATTTCCATATATGTATCTTATTTTATTGATGCTAATATTAAGTGGTACATACTAGCTCATTTGACAAGAAGACCACAGAAGCTCTCTCAGTGGAACATAAATCCTGCTCAATCAAATTTTGTGAATGGAAATGATGCAATAAACAATGGAATCTTAGCAAAGGACGGCAAGCATGAAAGGAGGAAGACTGCTTCATCTAGTGTCGTCTATGCAGATTTGGTGTGTTTTTCATTACTTTCTAGTAGCTGAAACCAGCAGCTATATATCCAAATGTGATATGGGAGCCTGTTCTTGAAAATTAAGGCATCAGTAGTATTGATATCTTAGCACAAGTTTTTCTTATGTTAAGATATCTTGTGTGAATGGCCTCCTTATGCAAGTCTTTGGTTTATGCAAGTGGCTAATTTTTATCAATACATGAAGTCTGCAGTTGCACTTCTGTTATTTATCCTTGAAATCCTTGGATTACTAATGTGCAGTTAAAGAGTTCAGAGTCGAGACCTGAGGTACCCACAACCAGCATGGCAGCTCATGCAGTGGATACTGAAATTGACATTGAACTGGAAGGTGAACTTGAGAATGTTGATGTTGCGTCTAGAAGAATAGAGGGAGAACCTACATATGAGAGCGGGATATTTTTACTACCACTTCCTCCACCTCCCTCATTCCCTCCAAATAATTTTTCACAGGTCAGTACTTTTTATCCAGTTGATAATTACTGCTGGAAAGTAGATTGTGCCAATATATAATTCCATGGTCCTTGCCGCCTTGGAATGTATACTTGTATCTTTCATAAAAAAGTATTTGGTTTCTAACATGGTTTAGCTTTGCAGAATGAGGGCGATGACGAGTTTGTAGATATTGTGGATGGAGTTGAGTAGGAGCTGAGCAGTAAGATATGTGGAAGGAGTTGAGTAGGAACTGACTAACATGATCAATTTCTATGTTTGGAGATACCGGAAGATTAATGAATGTGCAACAATTTATACAGATAGATTTTGCCCAAATGTACATATCAATTACTTAATATTATGTATTCCTGTTCTCATTTCTGTTCCTCAGTTGAGATGTCATATCACTCATATGCATTCTGTATTACACTCTGTTCTCATAATTAACGCGCTCTACGCATTTTCCTTTCTTACACCCGACTACTTCTAACATTCATCAGTTGCAAAGAGCAGATTCTACTTGCAGGCACAAGTTTTCAAAGTAACTGCAAAACTGAGAACTTTTGGTCTGAAACATGATATGACCTCCCATTGAAAGGAAATTTGTCCTGGCTTGAAAGTGACTCATACAAGCAATCAACTTCTTAATGACCTATTTGTACTATTGTTAGTACTCTgcaaatttattattattttttttttttgcaagcTTCAAAACTCGGCACAAAAAAAATGGCCTCCCTCTTTGGTAATGGTTATGGATCTTCTTCCACGCATCTTGGACATCTGCATCGAAAACCGTAATCTGCAAGTAATGCCCGTCTTTCCTTGAACGGAatgtcctcatccacataagAAATAGTAACCTGAAAGTGCATTCAATCAATGAGTGATCACCAAGTGAAGGAGGATACACGGAGAACAATAATCAAGTTAAACTTTCAGCTTGATACCTCCTCTCCCTTGTAAATTTCTTTTGCTGCAATTATTGTTGCTTGACCATCTCTGTCCTGATTATGGGAATAAGTGGAGTAGTGAGAAAGGAGTGCTTTTAAAAAAGATGCCAGTGAGCATTTTCTCTGAATAATGTTCTTGTATCACTAAAATTCTAGACTACAGATCCAGCAAATACCACATGTATACCTCCTCTCTTTTGAATGCTTTGGCATTAGGTGTACAAGAATGGTTAATACAACTCTGTAGAGGATAAAATGCAGTGCCTGAAATAGAACAAAAAAGGACACAGCTTTGAAAATTGCTACAGAGAAGATTAAAGTACTTTCACGATTTGTGCATACTACCTCAAATCAGAACACTTCGGCCGCAAAAGCACAAATCAGAAAGTACTTTCACGATTTAATAGAAAAGAAATGGCAAAAGACATCATACCCTGGCAACAAACTGAATAATCATCACCAAGAGCATCCAAAAATGGCCATGTAATCTCCTCAGCTTCGTTCTGTCATAAATTACAGAGGAAAGATAAGACATCAGAACATTCAATCTGACAAAATGCAGGGAGAGAGTGGACTCTACTTTTTTGGGATCTGGAAGATCATCAATGTACAAAAAATAATCTTCCACGGGAGATGCTACAACCAAATCTCTGAAACATAAGAAAGTAAATAAGTTTGAGTTCAGTGCCATAGGAAATTTTACATGCATTTTAAAGTGGTGTGCGGATTGAAATGCTTCACACTGCCATTAATACTGTTAATTTGCATATGTGCACACTACAAGTGAACTGGATGAGACAGACAAGGGAAGGAAGCTTTGAATAGGTGTGACTTACAGATTATTCAACTCAAACATGCCAATTATATGTCCATAAATTTCAAGAGAGAACACTGGTAAAGAGTTAAGGAGCCCAAATATATAAACAGCAAAAAGGAATTAAAAAAAGGTTCCAAACAGACAACATGCATCGAGTACTAATCAAGGAAGGATACTTGGTTTACATTCCTCATCAAAGATGGCTGCTTTTAGGAGCTGTAGCGACTGAATATGaccaaaaaagaaggaaagaaagataTAGAGTATTAGCACTTAGCAGAGTCAGGACACAGTAAATAGATTATAAAGTGCTCAAAACAGCTAATTATCTATAAACCATCTAGACAAGAAGGTATTACCGTGAATGCTAGCTCTCTTATTTGTATCCTAAATGCAGCTTCATCAGAAGATTCAACGTCAATTGGCAACGCAACACAATCCCACCACctaaaatatcaaataatatAAGCCAAAAGACCTATGTGAGAAAACACATagaaaggaaaaataaaagatcaACTATACACTtgataaatattaaattatcACCTTCTCTTGTGTCCCATTGATATTGGCTTCCATGCTTCTAAGAGTAAAGATAGATATGGACTCCCTGAAAGATTAGGCTCATAATCTCCTTCTGAGAGAGTTAATTTCAACTTCCTATAGTTTAAAATGGTGGAAGCCACTGCCTGAAAAGAAACCGAAGTTGTTTTCACATTGTTTGGAATGTACAACAGCACAGTGATGCTAACTGACCGTATATTATCAACTATCTATTCCTGAGTGCATAAAGGATAAACTGTGATGGTCAGTAACTTTGTAAGTATCGTATCACAAAGGCAGTTGAGATCAGTAAACAAAACTAGTAACTGAGTGCAACCACAAAAATTAGTAAAAGAGCACAATTGGATGTAATTGAAAAGAATGGATATACCTTCGCGGCAAGGATGAATATATCGTTGGTTTCtgataaaacaaaacaacaaaaagagGATTTAAAGACGATACAGAGAACAAAGggctaaaaaaataataataatcaaatGCATGCACAACCTACAAACTCAATATTACCATTTGCATGCTGTATAAACTTCACAAGCGCCTCCCTGCTCCTAGACTCTGACCTCTCCCCAGTGCAAAGTAAGGAATGCGAAGAATTCCAATCCGACTCTGCACATAGTTTACTACACATTGCCAACACTTTTACAAGTCATTCATTTACACTTAATAATCTATCAACACAGCACAATGAATCAAAAATCGAAACTTGCAGTAACCCACCTGCAGTAAAAAGCTTCACCACAGCCCCCAGGACATGGAACAGCCTGAGGCATCGAAAACTTATCCGAATACGGCAACTTAACTTCACCATTCATTAAAGCCTCTGCAAGTCCTTTAGGAAGTGGAACCTTCTCCTTGTAATCTGAACTGCTCGAACCACATTGCCccaattcttcttcttcctcatcatcagcTTGACAACAATTGACTGAAACTCCATGTTCCTCAAGATAAAGCCTCCTCCCAATTTGCTGCTCAACAGACCCAACAAACCGGAAACAGAAGCTGCAGACCAAACACTCGATCTGCAACAaacaaacccaaacccaaacccaataAAGACAAATATTTTGAGGAGTTGAGAAACAAAGAACACGTGGCGGGTGTGCAAGACCTTGTTGGAGGAATGCTGATGACCGACGAGGATTTGGTCCTTGAGGACAAGCTGGTCTCCTTCGAAGTCCGAGACAGCGTAGACACCTGAGGTCGACAAAAGTTGAAAGACAGAACATTTGAGTTGACAATGAAAATATGAAACCGGGTTTTGAAGTGAGGAGTTAGGTTGGGTAGTTCACCCTTGCCGAGGTCGCCGTTGTGTTTGACAGTGATGCCGTGGCACTGTCTGGTTTTGATGAGGTGGTTCAAGTAGTCTTCTACTTGGGAAGGTGGATGAGGTTTGAGAAGggctgagatttcgttgtggAGCTCTGCGTCGATTGGGCACTCGCTCTCCATTAGAGAAACGCAGCGGAAAGCAAAGTGGGGGGTTTGCAGTTGTCCTCAACTCTAATGGCGGCCAAGACTTGCGTTCTTGCAATTGCTTTTTCCTAGCTGATATTGTGGAGGTAATTTTGTGACGGTAAAAGTGAAAATTACTGTATCGCCAATTTACTACAACACTGAATTACCATATGAGATGCTGGTTCATTAACCAGAACATGGATTTTATACCATTTGCATCACTTAAGAAACTACCATTTATATCAGTCCGCGTTCGCTCCTAATGCGATGCGTTATTAACAAGCGAGCTATCTTTCGAATTCATGGCAATGCTGTACAGTTTTCTTGCTGCGAAATCGAAGTATAGGCATGAAACCGAAATGCTGGTGTGTTAAAAATCAAGATTATATAATCCATGGTGGTGTATCATTTGACTGAGGTAGATTGCATACATCAACCATTTCATAGATTTCCGGTTGGAGTTTGTATTTCATCCAATCTATTACACAAATTTCAAATCGAGAACATCCCTCGACACTGTAGTTATACAGAACAAGTCTACCATCTGACTAGTAACTACCAATAACTGAACAACAGTACaacgagaaagaaaaaagtacACTGAGCCTTAATGAGCTGCAGCTTAAAGTacgaaaaacataaaacccaAAATCGGGGGAAAAAGGACCCTAATGGATACCTAAAGGCTTATGTTTTGTATCATCATCTCTTTAAGCATCAAAGTCATCCAAAGAATTGTTCCAAGGATGGGGAGCTGAACACATTGGAAGACGCCCGTTCAGATCTAGTAGGAGAGATGTGAAGCTGGTACTTGATAAACCTCTGTAAACAGAAAATCATGATTAACTTATACAACAGGCATGGAAAATGAGCATATACATCAAAAAATAGTCGTGTGAAGAAATAACAAGACAAGGAACAGAAATATACAGATAATTGAAAGATGATCTCAGGATTTGTGTCGATATGCCAATCTGGTTCCAACTGCCGAACAAATGATGTCCGTCCATTCTCTGTGCTGCAGAACAGAACCTGGACAATTGCATCACACGTTTTTATAGCCAGGTAATAATATATTCGTAAACTGTATAGTTTATCAGGTTGTGACAACAAGTCACGCTGTTCATTGAACCATTAAGCCCTGCTCATTGGTAACTTACAAGAACAAAACTTCCAAAATTTGTTAAGACAATTATATAAACCAGAAAAGCACATCTTGAATATACCCTAACAAAGTTGTTGCAGATAATATTGGAAAATTGCATCTCTTCAACATATCTAGCTCTATTTAGTCTAAGCAGGCCCAAAATTCAATCAAATCTATCATGCTATTGACATTTCTCTAGGCCAACAGCCAATCCCCGGACAACCTCTCGTCTAGCAATTACAGGATCTTCCCACAAATATCACTTGGGATAAGCCCCAAATTCTAAACCTAGTTACATCTCGTTTGACCCATATGATACATCAGGATCCAAGATAAGTACTGGTACATTCCCCAATCCCCTTCAATCTAGTAGCTGTACAACAATTTTTAGGAGTCCAAACcaacaataaaatttcatGATTTCCCAGGTAGGCTACCAAGATCTGTTACTATATTTATTCAaaagaaagcaaaaaaaaaaaaagtttttcaAGGA contains:
- the LOC126797563 gene encoding zinc finger CCCH domain-containing protein 13 isoform X1, with the protein product MGEQRKAYKTKLCVLYEKGRCSRQSCSFAHGEIELRRFEGASHGRRDSVGSDLRERIDRSYSPKRGYSPARDARGRHTLSEYSPSRSPEKESKRRKRQHLDDHSDYSGSLRIPNKPENEAKEARSVFQKQLQVVQSELKMVEQGRSQLEVKLGERSQEVGSLTSKIQELEAQLYKEKEECKRISHKVKKFVKTYSHHSRIQEQLKRSQVRLNKLGEQLGLDTYVTDVNEDVSSINVISDGETDFPVTLNKKWMSDVSPIKTRLNVIKDSAQEPKQSAHLTRRPQKLSQWNINPAQSNFVNGNDAINNGILAKDGKHERRKTASSSVVYADLLKSSESRPEVPTTSMAAHAVDTEIDIELEGELENVDVASRRIEGEPTYESGIFLLPLPPPPSFPPNNFSQNEGDDEFVDIVDGVE
- the LOC126797562 gene encoding histone-lysine N-methyltransferase ATXR2; its protein translation is MESECPIDAELHNEISALLKPHPPSQVEDYLNHLIKTRQCHGITVKHNGDLGKGVYAVSDFEGDQLVLKDQILVGHQHSSNKIECLVCSFCFRFVGSVEQQIGRRLYLEEHGVSVNCCQADDEEEEELGQCGSSSSDYKEKVPLPKGLAEALMNGEVKLPYSDKFSMPQAVPCPGGCGEAFYCSKLCAESDWNSSHSLLCTGERSESRSREALVKFIQHANETNDIFILAAKAVASTILNYRKLKLTLSEGDYEPNLSGSPYLSLLLEAWKPISMGHKRRWWDCVALPIDVESSDEAAFRIQIRELAFTSLQLLKAAIFDEECKPMFSLEIYGHIIGMFELNNLDLVVASPVEDYFLYIDDLPDPKKNEAEEITWPFLDALGDDYSVCCQGTAFYPLQSCINHSCTPNAKAFKREEDRDGQATIIAAKEIYKGEEVTISYVDEDIPFKERRALLADYGFRCRCPRCVEEDP
- the LOC126797563 gene encoding zinc finger CCCH domain-containing protein 13 isoform X2, whose translation is MLSHNGRRDSVGSDLRERIDRSYSPKRGYSPARDARGRHTLSEYSPSRSPEKESKRRKRQHLDDHSDYSGSLRIPNKPENEAKEARSVFQKQLQVVQSELKMVEQGRSQLEVKLGERSQEVGSLTSKIQELEAQLYKEKEECKRISHKVKKFVKTYSHHSRIQEQLKRSQVRLNKLGEQLGLDTYVTDVNEDVSSINVISDGETDFPVTLNKKWMSDVSPIKTRLNVIKDSAQEPKQSAHLTRRPQKLSQWNINPAQSNFVNGNDAINNGILAKDGKHERRKTASSSVVYADLLKSSESRPEVPTTSMAAHAVDTEIDIELEGELENVDVASRRIEGEPTYESGIFLLPLPPPPSFPPNNFSQNEGDDEFVDIVDGVE